In Streptomyces sp. TLI_146, the genomic stretch GTTCGGCGCGAGGCAGGTGAGGCGTGATGTCGGCCGGAACCAAGGCGTCCGAGCTGCGCGAGCTGGGCAACGAGGAGCTTGTTGCCAAGCTCAGCGAGGCCAAGGAAGAGCTGTTCAACCTCCGCTTCCAGGCGGCGACCGGCCAGCTCGAGAACCACGGTCGGCTCAAGTCCGTCCGTAAGGACATCGCCCGGATCTACACCCTGATGCGCGAGCGCGAGCTGGGCATCGAGACGGTGGAGAGCGCCTGATGAGCGAGAAGAATGTGACTGAGACGACTGAGCAGCGCGGTTTCCGCAAGACCCGTGAGGGTCTCGTCGTCAGCGACAAGATGGACAAGACCGTCGTCGTCGCTGTCGAGGACCGCGTGAAGCACGCGCTGTACGGCAAGGTCATCCGCCGTACGAACAAGCTCAAGGCGCACGACGAGCAGAACGCTGCCGGCGTCGGCGACCGCGTCCTCATCATGGAGACGCGTCCGCTGTCGGCGAGCAAGCGCTGGCGCATCGTCGAGATCCTCGAGAAGGCCAAGTAATTTCCTGAGCTTTTGCTCAGGATCAGTTCCGCCAGGCTCGGTCGGGGCTTGAGAGATCAGGCCCCGGCCGGGAACCGGCAGACGATCAGGAGATAGACGTGATCCAGCAGGAGTCGCGACTGCGTGTCGCCGACAACACTGGTGCCAAGGAGATCCTTTGCATCCGTGTTCTCGGTGGCTCCGGTCGCCGCTACGCGGGCATCGGTGACGTCATTGTCGCCACCGTCAAGGACGCGATCCCCGGTGGCAACGTGAAGAAGGGCGACGTCGTCAAGGCTGTCGTCGTGCGCACCGTCAAGGAGCGTCGTCGTCAGGACGGCTCGTACATCCGCTTCGACGAGAACGCGGCCGTCATCCTCAAGAACGATGGCGACCCCCGCGGCACCCGCATCTTCGGCCCGGTGGGCCGGGAGCTGCGCGAGAAGAAGTTCATGAAGATCATCTCGCTCGCGCCGGAGGTGCTGTAAGCATGAAGATCAAGAAGGGCGACCTGGTCCAGGTCATCACCGGTAAGGACAAGGGCAAGCAGGGCAAGGTCATCGCGGCCTTCCCCCGCGAGGACCGCGTCCTGGTCGAGGGTGTCAACCGGGTCAAGAAGCACACGAAGGCCGGCCAGACCGCTCGCGGTTCGCAGACCGGCGGCATCGTGACCACCGAGGCCCCGATCCACGTGAGCAACGTTCAGCTCGTCGTGGAGAAGGACGGCAACAAGGTCGTCACGCGTGTCGGTTTCCGCTTCGACGAAGAGGGCAACAAGATCCGCGTTGCCAAGCGGACGGGTGAGGACATCTGATGGCTACCACCACGACTCCGCGTCTGAAGACGAAGTACCGCGAGGAGATCGCGGGCAAGCTGCGTGAGGAGTTCTCGTACGAGAACGTCATGCAGATCCCCGGCCTCGTCAAGGTCGTCGTCAACATGGGTGTGGGCGACGCCGCCCGCGACTCCAAGCTGATCGACGGCGCCATCCGCGACCTGACCACGATCACCGGCCAGAAGCCGGCCGTGACGAAGGCCCGGAAGTCCATCGCGCAGTTCAAGCTGCGTGAGGGTCAGCCGATCGGCTGCCACGTCACCCTCCGTGGTGACCGCATGTGGGAGTTCCTGGACCGTACGCTGTCGCTCGCGCTGCCGCGTATCCGTGACTTCCGTGGTCTGTCGCCGAAGCAGTTCGACGGCCGTGGCAACTACACCTTCGGTCTCACGGAGCAGGTCATGTTCCACGAGATCGACCAGGACAAGATCGACCGTACCCGGGGTATGGACATCACCGTGGTCACCACGGCGACCAACGACGAAGAGGGCCGTGCGCTCCTCCGTCACCTCGGCTTCCCGTTCAAGGAGGCGTAAGCGAGATGGCGAAGAAGGCTCTCATCGCGAAGGCTGCCCGTAAGCCCAAGTTCGCTGTGCGCGCGTACACCCGCTGCCAGCGCTGTGGCCGGCCGCACTCCGTGTACCGCAAGTTCGGCCTGTGCCGCGTCTGCCTTCGTGAGATGGCTCACCGTGGCGAGCTGCCGGGCGTGACCAAGAGCTCCTGGTAAACCCCGTAATTTCGGGTTTTTCCGGAGTCTCTCGGTAAGCAAAGGGTGGGCGGAGGCCCTCCCCTCTATGGCTTAGGCTAGGAGGGTTGGGCGTCCGCCGCCCGTACGACTTACTACGCCGTAGGTCCCCGCGCCGCACCCGTCCCGCCCATGTGTGGGGAGAGGGATGGCGCATACAGGAAACCCCGGCGAGAGAGGCCGAAGGCCAATTCATGACCATGACTGATCCGATCGCAGACATGCTCACGCGTCTGCGTAACGCGAACTCGGCGTACCACGACTCCGTCGTGATGCCGCACAGCAAGATCAAGTCGCACATCGCGGAGATCCTCCAGCAGGAGGGCTTCATCACCGGCTGGAAGGTCGAGGACGCCGAGGTCGGCAAGAACCTCGTCCTCGACCTGAAGTTCGGGCCGAACCGTGAGCGCTCCATCGCGGGCATCAAGCGGATCTCGAAGCCCGGTCTGCGTGTGTACGCGAAGTCCACCAACCTGCCGAAGGTGCTCGGCGGCCTGGGCGTGGCGATCATCTCCACGTCCCACGGTCTGCTCACCGGCCAGCAGGCGCAGAAGAAGGGCGTGGGTGGGGAAGTCCTCGCCTACGTCTGGTAGTCGGGAACGGAGGAAAAGCTAATGTCGCGAATCGGCAAGCTCCCCATCCAGGTTCCCGCTGGTGTGGACGTCACCATCGACGGCCGCACGGTCACGGTCAAGGGCTCCAAGGGCACCCTGACCCACACCGTTGCCGCGCCGATCGAGATTGTTAAGGGCGAGGACGGCGTTCTGAACGTCACCCGTCCCAACGACGAGCGTCAGAACAAGGCCCTGCACGGCCTGTCCCGCACGCTGGTGGCGAACATGATCACCGGCGTGACCCAGGGATACGTCAAGGCGCTCGAGATCAGCGGTGTCGGTTACCGCGTCCAGGCGAAGGGCTCCAACCTGGAGTTCGCGCTCGGATACAGCCACCCGATCACCATCGAGGCTCCCGAAGGCATCACCTTCAAGGTCGAGTCGCCCACGAAGTTCTCGGTCGAGGGCATCGACAAGCAGAAGGTCGGCGAGGTCGCGGCGAACATCCGCAAGCTGCGGAAGCCCGACCCGTACAAGGCCAAGGGCGTCAAGTACGCCGGCGAGGTCATCCGCCGCAAGGTCGGAAAGGCTGGTAAGTAAGCCATGGCATACGGTGTGAAGATCGCCAAGGGCGACGCTTACAAGCGTGCCGCCAAGGCGCGCCGCCACATCCGCATCCGCAAGCACGTGTCGGGTACGGCGGAGCGTCCGCGCCTCGTCGTGACGCGTTCCAACCGCGGTATCACGGCTCAGGTCATCGACGACATCAAGGGTCACACCCTGGCGTCGGCGTCGAACCTGGACGCTTCGATCCGCGGCGGCGAGGGTGACAAGTCCGCGCAGGCCAAGCAGGTCGGCGCCCTGGTCGCCGAGCGCGCCAAGGCCGCCGGTGTCGAGGCCGTCGTGTTCGACCGTGGTGGCAACAGGTACGCCGGGCGCATTGCCGCTCTGGCTGACGCCGCCCGCGAAGCCGGGCTGAAGTTCTAAGCCCCGGTTCCGGGACTAACGGACGTAACAGAGAGAGGTAATCCAATGGCTGGACCCCAGCGCCGCGGAAGCGGTGCCGGTGGCGGCGAGCGGCGGGACCGGAAGGGCCGTGACGGTGGCGCTGCCGCCGAGAAGACCGCGTACGTTGAGCGCGTTGTCGCGATCAACCGCGTCGCCAAGGTTGTCAAGGGTGGTCGTCGCTTCAGCTTCACCGCGCTCGTCGTGGTGGGTGACGGTGACGGCACCGTAGGTGTCGGTTACGGCAAGGCCAAGGAAGTTCCCGCGGCCATCGCCAAGGGTGTCGAGGAAGCCAAGAAGAACTTCTTCAAGGTTCCCCGCATCCAGGGCACCATCCCGCACCCGATCCAGGGTGAGAAGGCCGCGGGCGTCGTCCTGCTGAAGCCTGCTTCCCCCGGTACCGGTGTTATCGCCGGTGGCCCGGTGCGCGCCGTCCTGGAGTGCGCCGGCGTTCACGACATCCTGTCGAAGTCGCTCGGCTCCGACAACGCGATCAACATCGTGCACGCGACCGTGGCGGCCCTCAAGGGCCTGCAGCGTCCCGAGGAGATCGCGGCCCGCCGCGGTCTGCCCCTCGAGGACGTCGCCCCCGCGGCTCTGCTTCGTGCGCGTGCCGGGGCGGGTGCGTAATGGCCCGCCTCAAGATCACGCAGACGAAGTCGTACATCGGCAGCAAGCAGAACCACCGCGACACCCTGCGTTCGCTCGGGCTCAAGCGCCTGAACGACGTGGTTGTCAAGGAGGACCGTCCCGAGTTCCGCGGCATGGTGCACACCGTCCGCCACCTCGTGACGGTTGAGGAGGTCGACTGACATGGCGGAGAACAAGCCGCTGAAGGCCCACGACCTCCGTCCCGCCCCGGGCGCCAAGACCGCCAAGACCCGTGTGGGTCGTGGTGAGGCGTCGAAGGGTAAGACGGCCGGCCGTGGTACCAAGGGTACGAAGGCCCGTTACCAGGTTCCGGAGCGCTTCGAGGGTGGCCAGATGCCCCTCCACATGCGTCTTCCGAAGCTGAAGGGCTTCAAGAACCCGTTCCGCACCGAGTTCCAGGTCGTGAACCTGGACAAGCTCGGCGCCCTCTACCCCGAGGGTGGCGAAGTCACCGTTGCCGACCTGGTCGCCAAGGGTGCCGTGCGCAAGAACAGCCTCGTCAAGGTCCTGGGCCAGGGCGAGATCTCCGTGGCGCTGCAGGTGACGGTCGACGCCGTCTCCGGCTCCGCCAAGGAGAAGATTGCCGCCGCCGGCGGCACCGTCACCGAGCTCGTCTGAGACAGCTCGTTGGCCTGAACATCCGACCGGGGATGCCCTCTCAAATGGGGCATCCCCGGTTGGTCGTTCCTAGGGGGGCAGGGTCGCCGGTAAGGTGGCGTGCACTGTCTAAGTTTCCGTGCGGTATGCCGTCCGGTTCCTCTGACTCATTCGTATCCGTCGATCCTCAAGACCGTCACCTCTGTCGCACCTGCGCGGGGGTCGCAGGAGGCACCGTGCTCACCGCGTTCGCCCAGGCGTTCAAGACGCCTGACCTGCGCAAGAAGCTGCTCTTCACGCTCGGCATCATCGTGCTCTACCGGATGGGGACGCACGTCCCGATTCCCGGTGTGAGCTACAAGAACGTTCAGATCTGTGTGGACCAGGCCCAGCAGGGCAACAGCCTCTTCGGCCTGGTGAACATGTTCAGCGGCGGCGCGCTGCTGCAGATCACGATCTTCGCGCTGGGCATCATGCCGTACATCACGGCGAGCATCATTCTGCAGCTGCTGACCGTGGTGATCCCGCGTCTGGAGGCCCTCAAGAAGGAGGGCCAGGCGGGCACGGCCAAGATCACGCAGTACACGCGTTACCTGACGGTCGCCCTGGCGATCCTGCAGGGCACCGGCCTGGTGGCCACCGCCCGCTCGGGTGCGCTGTTCAGCGGCTGCCAGGTCGCCAGCGAGATCGTGCCGAACCGCTCGATCTTCACCACCATCACGATGGTCATCACCATGACCGCCGGTACCGCCGCCGTCATGTGGCTCGGTGAGCTCATCACCGACCGCGGCATCGGCAACGGCATGTCGATCCTGATGTTCATCTCGATCGCCTCCAGCTTCCCCACCTCGCTGTGGGCCATCAAGAAGCAGGGGCACCTGGCGCAGGGCTGGATCGAGTTCGGCACCGTCATCCTGGTCGGCCTCGTCATGGTCGCCCTGGTGGTCTTCGTCGAACAGGCGCAGCGCCGCATCCCGGTCCAGTACGCGAAGCGCATGATCGGCCGCCGTTCCTACGGCGGTACCTCGACCTACATCCCGCTGAAGGTCAATCAGGCGGGTGTGATCCCCGTCATCTTCGCGTCGTCGCTGCTCTACATCCCGGCGCTGGTCGTGCAGTTCTCGAACTCGACCTCGGGCTGGGCGACCTGGATCAAGGACAACTTCGTCAAGGGCGACCACCCGTACTACATCATCAGCTACTTCCTCCTGATCGTGTTCTTCGCCTTCTTCTATGTGGCGATCTCGTTCAACCCCGAGGAAGTCGCCGACAACATGAAGAAGTATGGTGGCTTCATCCCGGGTATCCGGGCTGGTCGACCTACTGCTGAGTACCTGAGCTACGTGCTCAACCGGATCACCTGGCCGGGGTCGCTGTATCTGGGACTGATCGCGCTCGTGCCGACGATGGCGTTGGTGATCTTCGGGGCCAACCAGAGCTTCCCGCTGGGCGGGACGAGCATCCTCATCATCGTGGGTGTGGGTCTGGAGACCGTGAAGCAGATCGAGAGCCAGCTCCAGCAGCGCAATTACGAAGGGTTCCTCCGCTGATGCGAATCGTCCTCGTCGGGCCGCCCGGTGCCGGCAAGGGAACGCAGGCCGCGTTCCTCGCCAAGAACCTCGGGATCCCGCACATCTCCACGGGCGACCTCTTCCGTGCCAACATCAGCCAGGGCACGGACCTGGGCAAGCAGGCCAAGTCGTACATGGACGCCGGCAACCTGGTGCCGGACGAGGTCACCATCGGGATGGCCAAGGACCGGATGGCGCAGCCGGACGCCGAGAACGGCTTCCTGCTCGACGGGTTCCCGCGCAACGTGGTGCAGGCCGAGGCGCTCGACGAGGCGCTGAAGGCGGACGGCATGAAGCTCGACGCCGTCCTGGACCTCGAAGTCCCCGAGGACGAGGTCGTGAAGCGGATCGCCGGCCGGCGCATCTGCCGCACCGACTCCGCCCACGTCTTCCACGTCACCTACAACGCGCCGAAGACCGAGGGTGTCTGCGACATCTGCGGCGGCGAGCTGTACCAGCGCGGTGACGACACCGAGGACACGGTCCGCAAGCGCCTTGAGGTCTACCACAGCGAGACCGAGCCGATCATCGACTTCTACCGGGCCCAGGGCCTGGTCGTCACGATCTCGGCGCTCGGCAAGGTCGACGAGGTCACGGAGCGCGCGATGCACGCCCTGAAGGCCGAGAAGACCGCCTGATCGCGGTACGCAGTTGAACGGCCGCGGTGCCCCTGTGGGCGCCGCGGCCGCTGCCGTGTCCGGGCCCGGGTGGCCGTATCGTTGACGTAACCCCCGTATCCGTACTGAGAAAGGCGTCAGCCGCCATGGTGGAGATCAAGACCCCCGAGCAGATCGCGAAGATGCGCGAGGCGGGGCTGGTCGTCGCCGCCATCCACGCGGCGACCCGCGAGGCGGCGGTGCCCGGCGCCACGACGAAGGACCTCGACGAGGTCGCCCGCAAGGTGATCGCCGAGCACGGCGCCAAGTCGAACTTCCTGGGGTACGGCGGCTTCCCCGCCACCATCTGCACCTCGGTCAACGAGGTCGTCGTCCACGGCATCCCGGACGAGAAGACCGTCCTGAAGGACGGCGACGTCATCTCCATCGACGCGGGCGCGATCATCGACGGCTGGCACGGCGACGCGGCCTTCACGGCCTTCGTGGGCTCCGGTCACGCTCCGGAGCTGATCGAGCTCTCCCGGGTCACCGAGGAGTCGATGTGGGCCGGTATCGCGGCGGTGAAGAAGGGCAACCGCCTGGTGGATGTCTCCCGGGCGATCGAGAGCTACATCCGCCGCCAGCCGCGCCCGCCGAAGGGCAAGTACGGGATCATCGAGGAGTACGGCGGCCACGGCATCGGCTCCGAGATGCACATGGACCCGCACCTCCTGAACTACGTGGACAAGCGCCGCCTGCTCGGCCGCCACAACCCGAAGCTGGTCCCCGGCTTCTGCCTGGCCATCGAGCCGATGGTGTCCCTGGGCACCCCCCGCACCGAGGTGCTGGAGGACGACTGGACGGTCATCACGACCGACGGCACTTGGTCCTCGCACTGGGAGCACTCGGTCGCCCTGACCGAGGCGGGCCCGATCGTCCTGACCTCCCCGGACTGCGGCAAGGCGAAGCTGGCGGAGTACGGGGTGACGACGGCGCCGGATCCGCTGGGCTGATCCGGGTCGTGTTGTGCCCCGTGTTGTCCGCTTAACGATCTACTGTTGAGGGCAAACTCCCCTGATTCGTCTTTTCGGGTGCCCTGACGTAGACTGATGCGTCGGCTCTCGTGTACCCGTGTGTCCGCACACGATCTCGGGAGTCGATCAAGGTAGCCGATTCGAAAGGCGAAGCGTGGCCAAGAAGCAAGGTGCCATCGAAATCGAGGGCACCGTGATCGAGTCCCTCCCGAACGCCATGTTCAAGGTGGAACTCCAGAACGGTCACAAGGTCCTCGCGCACATCAGCGGCAAGATGCGGATGCACTACATCCGTATCCTCCCGGATGACCGGGTCGTGGTGGAGCTCTCTCCGTACGACCTGACGCGTGGCCGGATCGTCTACCGGTACAAGTAGATCTCACGACCCGGAGAACCTGAATCCCATGAAGGTCAAGCCGAGCGTCAAGAAGATCTGCGACAAGTGCAAGGTGATCCGCCGTCACGGCCGGGTCATGGTCATCTGCGACAACCTGCGCCACAAGCAGCGCCAGGGCTGACGCACGCCGACCGACCTGCATTTACGCAGTTCTTCGCGCGACGCACGTAAATACGTACATACGCAGAGCCCGTCGGGCCGTGTTCCACGGTTGACGACACCTCCGGCGGGGGCCGGGGACCCGGACGTACCACCTCTCAGCAGAGACGGTCGGCGGTCGGGAGTGGTTCTGCGGAAGACCCCCGAACACACAGGAGCCATTGAATGGCACGCGTTTCCGGTGTTGACATCCCGCGCGAAAAGCGCGTGGAGATCGCACTCACCTACGTCTTCGGTATCGGCCGCACCCGGTCCAAGGAGATCCTCTCCTCGACCGGTGTGAACCCGAACACCCGCGTTCGTGACCTGGCCGAAGAGGACCTGGTCAAGATCCGCGAGTACGTGGACGCCAACCTCCGCACCGAGGGTGACCTCCGCCGCGAGATCCAGGCCGACATCCGCCGCAAGGTCGAGATCGGCTGCTACCAGGGTCTGCGCCACCGTCGTGGCCTCCCGGTCCACGGTCAGCGCACCAGCACGAACGCCCGTACCCGCAAGGGCCCGCGTCGCGCGATCGCCGGCAAGAAGAAGCCGGGCAAGAAGTAGTCCTCAGCGGACGCTTGACCACACGGTCTTCGCTGTAGGACCGACCACCTCCCGTAGGAGATATAGATGCCCCCCAAGGGTCGTCAGGGCGCTGCCAAGAAGGTGCGCCGCAAGGAAAAGAAGAACGTCGCTCACGGGCACGCCCACATCAAGAGCACGTTCAACAACACGATCGTCTCGATCACGGACCCCTCGGGCAACGTGATCTCCTGGGCGTCCGCTGGCCACGTCGGCTTCAAGGGCTCCCGCAAGTCGACTCCGTTCGCCGCGCAGATGGCCGCCGAGTCGGCCGCCCGCCGCGCGCAGGAGCACGGCATGCGCAAGGTCGACGTCTTCGTCAAGGGTCCGGGCTCCGGCCGCGAGACCGCGATCCGCTCCCTCCAGGCCACCGGTCTTGAGGTCGGCTCGATCCAGGACGTCACCCCGACGCCGCACAACGGCTGCCGTCCGCCGAAGCGGAGGCGCGTCTGACCCCAGGTGCGTCACGCATCTGTGGTTCGGCCGCTTTTCGGCTTGAAGGTTCTGGGCGGTACGGCTCTTCGGGGCTGTACCGCCCGTACCCTTGTAGTACATGTCGGGCGTCAAATAGTGGGCGCCCACGACTGAAGGAACACACATGCTTATCGCTCAGCGTCCTTCGCTGACCGAAGAGGTCGTCGACGAGTACCGCTCGCGGTTCGTGATCGAGCCGCTGGAGCCGGGCTTCGGCTACACCCTCGGCAACTCCCTGCGCCGCACCCTCCTGTCCTCGATCCCGGGCGCCGCTGTCACCAGCATCCGGATCGACGGCGTTCTGCACGAGTTCACCACCGTGCCGGGCGTCAAGGAGGACGTGACCGACCTCATCCTCAACATCAAGCAGCTGGTCGTCTCCTCGGAGCACGACGAGCCGGTCGTGATGTACCTGCGCAAGCAGGGTCCCGGCCTGGTCACCGCCGCCGACATCGCGCCCCCGGCCGGTGTCGAGGTGCACAACCCGGACCTGGTCCTCGCCACGCTCAACGGCAAGGGCAAGCTGGAGATGGAGCTGACCGTCGAGCGCGGTCGCGGCTACGTCTCCGCCGTGCAGAACAAGCAGGTGGGCCAGGAGATCGGCCGTATCCCGGTCGACTCCATCTACTCGCCGGTGCTCAAGGTCACGTACAAGGTCGAGGCGACCCGTGTCGAGCAGCGCACCGACTTCGACAAGCTGATCGTCGACGTCGAGACCAAGCAGGCCATGCGCCCGCGTGACGCCATGGCGTCCGCCGGCAAGACCCTGGTCGAGCTGTTCGGTCTGGCGCGCGAGCTCAACATCGACGCCGAGGGCATCGACATGGGCCCGTCCCCCACGGACGCCGCCCTGGCCGCCGATCTGGCGCTGCCGATCGAGGAGCTGGAGCTCACCGTTCGGTCGTACAACTGCCTCAAGCGCGAGGGCATCCACTCCGTGGGTGAGCTCGTCGCCCGCTCCGAGGCGGACCTGCTCGACATCCGCAACTTCGGTGCGAAGTCGATCGACGAGGTCAAGGCGAAGCTGGCCGGTATGGGCCTCGCGCTGAAGGACTCGCCTCCCGGCTTCGACCCGACCGCCGCCGCCGACGCGTTCGGCGCGGACGACGACGCCGATGCCGGCTTCGTCGAGACCGAGCAGTACTAAGCGCTCCGCGGGGAGGCTGTACTGCGTCTGCGGACCGGCCGCGGCTGGTCGCGCAGTTCCCCGCGCCCCTTCCAAGCCCCTTCGGGGGCCTGGATCTCCGACTGGCGACCGCCTGCTCGGATACTGACCTCGGTACCTGATACGGCCGGGGCAGACCCCAAGGAGAAACACCATGCCGCGTCCCGCGAAGGGTGCCCGCCTCGGCGGTTCCGCCGCGCACGAGAAGCTGCTCCTCGCCAACCTGGCGAAGTCGCTGTTCGAGCACGGCCGCATCACGACGACCGAGGCCAAGGCCCGCCGCCTGCGTCCGGTCGCCGAGCGCCTGATCACCAAGGCGAAGAAGGGCGACATCCACAACCGTCGCCTGGTGCTGCAGACGATCACCGACAAGGGCATCGTCCACACCCTCTTCACCGAGATCGCGCCGCGCTACTCGGAGCGTCCGGGTGGTTACACCCGTATCACCAAGATCGGCAACCGCCGTGGTGACAACGCGCCGATGGCCGTGATCGAGCTGGTCGAGGGCGAGATCGCCAAGAAGGCGACCGTCGCCGAGGCCGAGGCCGCCGCGAAGCGCGCCGTCAAGGAGGCCGACGAAGCCAAGGCCGCCGAGGCGACCGAGGTCGAGGACGCCGCTGTGGCGGAGGAGTCGAAGGACGCGTAAGCGTTCCGCAGACCGACGGACGGGTCCGTTCCCTTCGGGGGACGGGCCCGTTCCGTTTCCCCGCCGCTCTGAGAGGATCTGTTACGTGAGTGATGAGGTGGAGCCCGGCCGGGTCCGGGTGCGTCTTGACCTGTCGTACGACGGCAAGGACTTCTCCGGCTGGGCCAAGCAGCCCAGTGGCCGCCGGACGGTCCAGGGCGAGATCGAGAGCGCGCTGCGCACGGTGACGCGGTCGTCCGAGACCTACGACCTGACGGTCGCCGGGCGCACCGACGCGGGTGTGCACGCGCGCGGGCAGGTGGCCCATGTCGACCTGCCCGAGGAGGTGTGGGCCGAGCACCGGGAGAAGCTGCTGCGGCGGCTCGCCGGGCGGCTGCCGCACGACGTCCGTATCTGGCGGGTCGGGGAGGCTCCCAGCGGCTTCAACGCGCGCTTCTCCGCGATCTGGCGCCGGTACGCGTACCGGGTGACCGACAACCCCGGGGGCGTCGACCCGCTGCTGCGCGGCCATGTGCTGTGGCACGACTGGGAGTTGGACGTCGAGGCGATGAACGCCGCCTCGGCCGCGCTGCTCGGCGAGCACGACTTCGCGGCGTACTGCAAGAAGCGCGAGGGCGCCACCACCATCCGTACGCTCCAGGAACTGTCCTGGGTGCGCGGCGAGGACGGCATCGTCACGGCGACCGTGCGGGCGGACGCTTTCTGCCACAACATGGTCCGCTCGCTGGTGGGCGCGCTGCTGTACGTCGGTGACGGGCACCGGGGCGTGGAGTGGCCGGGCAAGGTGCTGGCGGCGGCGGTCCGGGACTCGTCGGTGCACGTGGTCAAGCCGCACGGGCTCACCCTGGAGGAAGTCGGCTACCCGGCCGACGAGTTGCTGGCGGCGCGGAGCCGGGAGGCGCGCAACATGAGGACGCTGCCGGGTTCCGCGGGGGCGGATGCCGGGGCTGGTTGCTGCTGAGCTTCGGCCGCGGGCTGTCCGTGGCTGCTCGCGCAGTTCCCCGCGCCCCTTGAATGCCGCTGCGCGGCATCCCCTTGGAGGCGCGAGCAACCCGGCACGGTCCGCGGGCGAGAGCCTAGGCAGGCGGGGCCGTCGCCGCCGCCTGGGCCTGGGCCTCGCCCCGGGCGACTATCTGACGGAACGTGAACTCCGCCAGGTCGTCGCCCGCCGCGAAGGCGTTCTTGTCGCCCTTGGTGACGCTCTTGCCGTTGGTGTAGCCGCTGATGCTGAAGTACGCGTACCGGCCGTGCGAGTTGGCGAGGTTGCGGCAGACCGCGTGGCCGCCGTCGCAGAAGCCGGGGACGCCTTCGCCCGCCAGCGGGGAGAGGCCGATGCCCGCCTGCTGCTTGGCGCGCAGCGCCTTCGCCTCGGTCTCGAAGGTGGCGACGCCTATGGTCACGGCGACGCCGTCCCGTACATAGGTGGCCCGGATGACCTGGTCGCAGCCGTTGGACGTCAGTGTGGAGCCGAGCGAGCCGCGGGTCGCGGCGGCGCAGTCGGTGGTGCGGGCGGTGGGGCCCTTGGTGTAGGTGCGGTCGCCCATCTTCAGCGTCCTGCCGGGGAAGAGCGTGTCGGCGCTCAGCGGCGCCTTGTCCTTCTTGGCGCTGGATATGAAGTCGTGCGGGTTGGCCGGGGGCGGCGGCGCCACCGACGAGAACGACGGCTGCGGCTCGGCGGTGCCGCTGGGCAGGGTCTGCGCGGACGGCAGCTCGCTCGCGGACTTCCCGTCGGCGCCGTCCTTGGAGTCACCGGTGCTCACGATGGCGGTGGCGACGATGGCCACCACCGCGGCCGTGGCCAGCGCCCCGCCGCCGATCAGCAGCCAGCGCTTCCTGCGGCTGCGCGCCGCGGCCTCGTCGGCGAGCGCCGCCCAGTCGGGTGTGCCGCCGCTGTCCCCCGGGCCCCATGCGGGTCCCCCTTGCCCAAAGCTCATGGCGCGCATCTTAATTCGGTTGTGGTCATCCGGACGGGGTGGGCGACAATCCGCCTATGGGACATGTAGAGGCCGCACACCTGGAGTACTACCTGCCGGACGGGCGGGTCCTGCTCGGCGACGCGTCGTTCCGGGTGGGGGAGGGTGCGGTGGTGGCCCTGGTCGGGGCGAACGGCGCCGGCAAGACGACCCTCCTGCGGATGATCTCCGGCGAGCTCCAGCCGCACGGCGGGACCGTCACCGTGGGCGGCGGGCTCGGCGTGATGCCGCAGTTCGTGGGCTCGGTGCGGGACGAGCGTACGGTCCGT encodes the following:
- the truA gene encoding tRNA pseudouridine(38-40) synthase TruA encodes the protein MSDEVEPGRVRVRLDLSYDGKDFSGWAKQPSGRRTVQGEIESALRTVTRSSETYDLTVAGRTDAGVHARGQVAHVDLPEEVWAEHREKLLRRLAGRLPHDVRIWRVGEAPSGFNARFSAIWRRYAYRVTDNPGGVDPLLRGHVLWHDWELDVEAMNAASAALLGEHDFAAYCKKREGATTIRTLQELSWVRGEDGIVTATVRADAFCHNMVRSLVGALLYVGDGHRGVEWPGKVLAAAVRDSSVHVVKPHGLTLEEVGYPADELLAARSREARNMRTLPGSAGADAGAGCC